A single window of Labeo rohita strain BAU-BD-2019 chromosome 4, IGBB_LRoh.1.0, whole genome shotgun sequence DNA harbors:
- the llph gene encoding protein LLP homolog, whose translation MAKSLRSKRRRKMRAEKRKKNAPKELARLKAVLGQGEKGEISMKDVAEVATVVPPEKVKEKPEDVEMQEEADGGKMDLDTKRNKKTMLDDQGRYPVWMNQRQMKKLKAKRVAKKGKPKLKKGLAW comes from the exons ATGGCAAAGAGTTTGCGCAGCAAGAGGAGGAGAAAGATGAGGgcggagaaaagaaagaaaaatgcacCCAAAGAACTGGCCCGGCTCAAAGCAGTGCTGggtcagggagagaaaggcgaGATCAGTATGAAAGATGTCGCTGAGGTCGCCACCGTGGTGCCTCCTGAGAAAGTGAAGGAGAAGCCAGAAGATGTTGAGATGCAAGAAGAAG CTGATGGTGGAAAGATGGACTTAGACACTAAACGCAATAAAAAGACAATGTTGGATGATCAAGGACGGTATCCGGTCTGGATGAACCAAAGGCAAATGAAGAAACTGAAAGCCAAACGTGTGGCTAAAAAAGGAAAACCTAAGCTAAAGAAGGGGCTCGCCTGGTAG